Proteins encoded within one genomic window of Formosa agariphila KMM 3901:
- a CDS encoding ABC transporter ATP-binding protein, which translates to MIEVKDLHKSFGDSHILKGISTTFEKGKTNLIIGQSGSGKTVFLKCLLGLFEYEQGSIAYEGRIFSKLSHEQKRDIRAEIGMVFQGSALFDSMTIAENVRFPLQMFTKQSKSEMDDRVNFVLKRVNLDNAHNKLPSEASGGMQKRVAIARAIVNKPKYLFCDEPNSGLDPKTAIVIDNLIQEITDEYNITTVINTHDMNSVMEIGEKIVFLKDGLKAWEGSNETIFKTDNETVTDFVYSSELFKKVRKMYIEENL; encoded by the coding sequence ATGATAGAAGTTAAAGACTTACATAAATCGTTTGGAGATTCCCACATTTTAAAAGGGATTAGTACGACATTTGAAAAAGGAAAAACAAATCTTATAATTGGACAAAGTGGCTCAGGAAAAACGGTTTTCTTGAAGTGTCTTTTAGGATTATTTGAGTACGAACAAGGGAGCATAGCTTACGAAGGTCGTATTTTTTCGAAATTATCTCATGAACAAAAACGAGATATACGTGCAGAAATAGGAATGGTATTTCAAGGAAGTGCTTTGTTTGACTCTATGACTATTGCTGAAAATGTAAGGTTTCCGTTGCAAATGTTTACCAAACAAAGTAAAAGTGAAATGGACGACCGTGTTAACTTTGTTTTAAAACGTGTTAATCTTGACAATGCACATAATAAACTCCCGTCTGAAGCCTCTGGAGGTATGCAGAAACGTGTAGCGATAGCACGTGCAATTGTAAATAAACCGAAGTATTTATTTTGTGACGAACCTAATTCTGGGTTAGACCCAAAAACGGCAATCGTAATAGATAATCTTATTCAAGAAATTACAGACGAATACAACATTACTACAGTTATAAATACGCATGATATGAACTCTGTAATGGAAATAGGAGAAAAGATTGTGTTCTTGAAAGATGGTTTAAAAGCTTGGGAAGGCTCTAATGAAACCATCTTTAAAACAGATAATGAAACGGTAACAGATTTTGTATACTCTTCAGAATTATTTAAGAAAGTAAGAAAAATGTATATTGAAGAAAACCTTTAG
- a CDS encoding MlaE family ABC transporter permease yields MSYLNSIGAYVLMIIEIFKKPTKWSVMKKLILKDIDDLIIGSLGIVAFISFFVGSVVTIQTALNMDNPLVPKSLIGFATRQSVILEFAPTFISIIMAGKVGSFITSSIGTMRVTEQIDALEVMGINALNYLVFPKLISLMLYPFVISISMFLGILGGLAACAFGDFATVNDYITGLQDDFTPYHIVYAFIKTIGFAFLLATIPSYHGYYMKGGALDVGKASTVSFVWTSVAIITLNFILTQILLS; encoded by the coding sequence ATGAGTTACTTAAACAGTATTGGCGCTTACGTCTTAATGATCATTGAGATTTTCAAAAAACCAACCAAATGGTCGGTGATGAAAAAACTCATTCTAAAAGATATCGATGATTTAATTATTGGGTCTTTAGGAATCGTTGCGTTTATTTCATTTTTTGTTGGAAGTGTAGTTACTATACAAACAGCATTAAACATGGATAATCCATTAGTACCGAAATCATTAATTGGTTTTGCTACCAGACAGTCGGTTATTCTAGAATTTGCACCTACTTTTATTTCAATTATTATGGCAGGTAAAGTAGGGTCTTTTATTACTTCTAGTATAGGAACCATGCGTGTTACAGAACAAATTGATGCCTTAGAAGTTATGGGAATAAATGCTTTAAATTATTTAGTTTTCCCAAAACTAATTTCATTAATGCTGTATCCTTTTGTAATCTCTATATCTATGTTTTTAGGAATATTAGGAGGATTAGCCGCTTGTGCTTTTGGTGATTTTGCTACGGTAAACGATTATATTACAGGATTACAAGACGACTTTACACCGTATCATATTGTGTATGCCTTTATTAAAACTATTGGTTTTGCATTTCTATTAGCCACCATTCCATCGTATCATGGGTATTACATGAAAGGTGGCGCTTTAGATGTTGGTAAAGCAAGCACGGTCTCTTTTGTTTGGACAAGTGTTGCTATAATTACTTTAAATTTCATACTAACTCAAATCCTATTAAGCTAA
- the pafA gene encoding alkaline phosphatase PafA: MKNSILLFVACMLYVSGFAQKDQGNGTSEIYVKPKLVVGIVVDQMRYDYLTRFYNKYGEGGFKRMINEGFNCKNNHFNYIPTKTAPGHASVFTGTSPMNHGVIGNNWYDKETKESVYCAGDAAVVPLGTKDKAGLMSPRRMLTTTFADENRLFTQMEGKTIGISVKDRGAILPAGHTANAAYWFHGKDEGVFISSTYYQEDLPKWVQKFNSSNTAKSYLKDWNTLYNIKTYTESGIDENEFERGFTGKETASFPYDLKKLSKENGNFDIIKGTPYGNSIIADFAIAAIKGEDLGKDDVTDVLTVSFSSTDYVGHNFGVNSKEVEDTYLRLDKDLERMFKILDSYVGKGEYTVFLTADHGAVDVPAYLHSHDVPSGYFGDDEFTAELDRFMTTKYGASDLIENVSNNQIFLDRNKVNGLNLNLADVQQEIANHLITLENINVAYSASVIANNDFTTGVAALLKNGYNQRRSGDILFEFSPAVISYPTQGSTHGSGLNHDTHVPLLFFGKGIKHGSTLQKTEIIDIAPTVSGLLGISFPNGSTGKPLEFVLEN, translated from the coding sequence ATGAAAAATTCAATTTTACTTTTTGTAGCCTGCATGCTTTATGTAAGCGGTTTTGCGCAAAAAGACCAAGGAAATGGAACCTCAGAAATTTACGTAAAGCCAAAGTTAGTGGTTGGTATTGTAGTAGACCAAATGCGCTACGATTATTTAACGCGATTTTATAATAAATATGGTGAAGGTGGTTTTAAACGCATGATAAACGAAGGCTTTAATTGTAAAAATAACCATTTCAATTATATACCTACTAAAACAGCTCCAGGGCATGCTTCTGTATTTACCGGAACGTCGCCAATGAATCATGGTGTTATTGGAAATAATTGGTATGACAAAGAAACGAAGGAAAGTGTATATTGCGCAGGAGATGCAGCTGTAGTGCCTCTAGGTACAAAGGATAAAGCAGGACTAATGTCCCCACGCCGTATGTTAACAACAACTTTTGCAGATGAAAACAGATTGTTTACTCAAATGGAAGGAAAAACAATTGGTATATCTGTAAAAGATAGAGGTGCAATTTTACCTGCTGGTCATACCGCCAATGCTGCATATTGGTTTCACGGAAAAGATGAAGGTGTATTTATATCAAGCACTTATTATCAAGAGGATTTACCAAAATGGGTACAAAAGTTTAATAGTTCAAATACTGCTAAATCTTATTTAAAAGATTGGAATACACTTTATAATATAAAGACGTATACCGAAAGTGGCATAGATGAAAACGAATTTGAGCGTGGATTTACAGGAAAAGAAACAGCAAGTTTTCCTTACGATTTAAAGAAATTAAGTAAAGAAAATGGCAATTTCGATATCATTAAAGGCACACCTTATGGAAACAGTATCATAGCCGATTTTGCTATAGCAGCAATAAAAGGTGAAGATTTAGGTAAAGATGATGTTACCGATGTGTTAACTGTTAGTTTTTCGTCTACAGATTATGTAGGACATAATTTTGGAGTAAATTCTAAAGAGGTAGAGGATACGTATTTAAGATTAGATAAAGATTTAGAACGTATGTTTAAAATCTTAGATAGCTATGTTGGTAAAGGTGAATATACCGTGTTTTTAACTGCTGATCATGGAGCTGTCGATGTCCCTGCATATTTACATTCTCATGATGTGCCATCTGGATATTTTGGTGATGATGAATTCACGGCGGAATTAGATCGTTTTATGACAACAAAATACGGTGCCTCAGATTTAATTGAAAACGTAAGTAACAATCAAATATTTCTAGACCGTAATAAGGTTAATGGACTTAACTTAAACTTAGCAGACGTTCAGCAAGAGATTGCTAATCACTTAATAACTTTAGAGAATATAAATGTGGCATATTCAGCTTCGGTTATTGCTAATAACGATTTTACTACAGGTGTAGCTGCTTTATTAAAAAACGGATACAATCAGAGGCGATCTGGAGATATACTTTTTGAATTTAGCCCAGCTGTAATTTCATATCCAACACAAGGGTCTACACATGGTTCTGGATTAAATCACGACACACATGTACCTTTATTGTTTTTTGGAAAAGGAATTAAGCACGGAAGCACATTGCAGAAAACAGAAATAATCGATATTGCTCCAACAGTATCTGGATTATTAGGAATTAGCTTTCCAAATGGTTCAACTGGAAAACCATTAGAATTTGTTTTAGAAAACTAA
- a CDS encoding acyl-CoA-binding protein, whose amino-acid sequence MTSEELDIAFKDAVERINNLSGPFPADFLLRLYAYYKKATNDYNRPSSAKPIINAFKTNALFQVKDISRDEAKRIYIDLVDNYCLYRK is encoded by the coding sequence ATGACTTCTGAAGAATTAGATATTGCCTTTAAAGACGCAGTAGAGCGTATTAATAATCTTTCTGGACCATTTCCCGCAGATTTCCTTTTACGACTGTATGCATACTATAAGAAAGCCACTAACGATTACAATAGGCCAAGTTCTGCAAAGCCTATAATTAATGCCTTTAAAACAAATGCACTGTTTCAAGTTAAAGATATCTCTCGAGATGAAGCAAAGCGCATTTATATAGATCTTGTAGACAATTATTGTTTATACAGAAAGTAG
- a CDS encoding phosphatidylserine decarboxylase family protein yields MFHKEGFKIILITFVSVIVSFLIVDNFVSILWLRYLLFFTLLTFLILILQFFRNPKRNGILNEDQVLSPVDGKVVVIEEVFEKEYFNDKRLQVSVFMSPINVHVTRYPIGGKVVFSKYHPGKFLVAWHPKASEENERTTVVVENNKQIKVLHRQIAGALAKRIVNYAKVGDDAVQASDSGFIKFGSRVDLFLPLGTKINVSLNDKVKGGESIIAEL; encoded by the coding sequence ATGTTTCATAAGGAAGGTTTTAAAATTATATTAATCACGTTTGTATCTGTGATTGTTTCGTTTCTAATCGTAGATAATTTCGTATCAATATTATGGTTACGATACCTTCTATTTTTTACTCTTTTAACATTTCTGATTCTAATTTTACAATTCTTTAGAAATCCAAAACGTAACGGAATTCTTAACGAAGACCAAGTATTATCTCCTGTAGATGGTAAAGTCGTTGTAATTGAAGAGGTTTTTGAAAAAGAATATTTTAACGACAAACGTTTACAAGTAAGTGTTTTCATGTCTCCTATTAACGTACATGTTACACGTTACCCTATTGGAGGAAAAGTTGTATTCAGTAAATATCATCCTGGTAAATTTCTAGTCGCTTGGCATCCAAAAGCTAGCGAAGAAAATGAGCGTACTACAGTTGTTGTTGAAAATAACAAACAAATTAAAGTATTACACCGTCAAATTGCTGGTGCTTTAGCTAAGCGTATTGTTAATTATGCTAAAGTTGGAGATGATGCAGTTCAGGCGAGTGATTCTGGTTTTATAAAATTTGGGTCTAGAGTTGATTTATTTTTACCTTTAGGAACTAAAATTAATGTTAGCCTAAACGATAAAGTTAAAGGTGGAGAAAGTATTATAGCCGAATTGTAA